One Rosa chinensis cultivar Old Blush chromosome 3, RchiOBHm-V2, whole genome shotgun sequence DNA window includes the following coding sequences:
- the LOC112191523 gene encoding macrophage migration inhibitory factor homolog encodes MPCLYLSTNVNLDGVDINPIFSEATKAISAITGKPESHVMVLLKGSVPISFGASTSEPAAYGELVALGGITKAVKRELIATLGIILQNSKLGIPRTRFFLKVVDVSTPMGSKL; translated from the exons atgcctTGCCTTTACCTCTCCACCAACGTGAACCTAGATGGAGTTGACATTAATCCTATCTTCTCCGAAGCTACGAAAGCCATCTCTGCCATTACCGGAAAGCCCGAAAGC CATGTGATGGTGTTACTCAAGGGATCAGTTCCCATATCATTTGGTGCGAGCACTAGCGAACCGGCGGCGTACGGTGAGTTGGTGGCTTTGGGCGGCATTACGAAGGCGGTGAAGCGGGAGCTGATCGCTACGCTCGGCATAATTCTGCAGAACTCGAAGCTTGGCATCCCCCGGACTCGTTTTTTCCTTAAAGTTGTTGATGTAAGTACTCCTATGGGATCCAAACTGTGA